In Zingiber officinale cultivar Zhangliang chromosome 3B, Zo_v1.1, whole genome shotgun sequence, a single window of DNA contains:
- the LOC121967138 gene encoding uncharacterized protein LOC121967138 isoform X4 codes for MVPARSQVMFSLRIEKSREGKEMLGVAAVDHAFHSSHPFHPHHTSFFSSFLPNRLPFISSSSASHGRTLSLSRPTNSSLRANSTSVVLPEGEEDGFEIEVENVGEHKNRRRRIQSRIRVNAELDTVWSVLTDYEGLAGFIPSLAVSQLLDKKDKFARLFQVGQQDLVFGLKFNAKGVLDCYERDLKNLPNSRKRDIDFRMIEGDFEIFEGKWSIEQTDYPIGSDPQSFVDEEFQTILSYFVELVPKLWLPIRLIEGRVCKEVKTNLLCVREQAQRVQRLKGEMHDTCISNQTPKHDLLLLLSRLETP; via the exons ATGGTGCCAGCCAGGTCCCAGGTGATGTTTTCTTTGAGAATAGAAAAGAGCAGGGAAGGGAAGGAGATGTTAGGAGTAGCGGCGGTGGATCACGCCTTCCATTCTTCTCATCCCTTTCACCCCCATCacacttccttcttctcctccttcctaCCCAATCGCCTTCCCTTTATTTCCTCCTCCTCCGCATCTCATGGAAGAACCCTCTCTCTCAGTCGCCCTACCAACTCCTCTCTCCGCGCCAATTCGACCTCGGTCGTGCTTCCGGAGGGGGAAGAGGACGGCTTTGAAATTGAGGTGGAGAATGTCGGAGAACACAAGAATCGTAGGAGGAGGATTCAGTCCAGGATCCGTGTTAACGCCGAGTTGGACACTGTGTGGAGCGTCTTGACGGACTACGAGGGCCTCGCTGGTTTCATCCCCAGCTTGGCCGTCAGCCAACTGCTCGACAAAAAGGACAAGTTTGCGCGACTTTTTCAG GTTGGCCAACAAGATTTGGTCTTCGGCCTAAAATTTAATGCGAAGGGCGTTCTAGACTGTTATGAGAGAGATCTGAAAAATTTACCTAATTCTCGGAAGAGGGACATCGATTTCAGGATGATTGAAGGTGATTTCGAGATATTCGAAGGCAAGTGGTCCATTGAACAG ACTGACTACCCCATTGGCAGCGACCCTCAGAGTTTTGTAGATGAAGAATTCCAAACAATATTGTCTTACTTTGTGGAGCTTGTTCCCAAGCTTTGGTTGCCTATTCGTCTAATTGAAGGGAGAGTTTGTAAAGAAGTGAAAACTAATCTTCTATGTGTCCGAGAACAAGCTCAAAGAGTTCAAAGATTGAAAGGCGAAATGCATGACACCTG TATCAGCAATCAAACCCCCAAGCATGATTTACTCCTACTGCTGTCCAGATTAGAAACTCCATGA
- the LOC121967138 gene encoding uncharacterized protein LOC121967138 isoform X1, whose protein sequence is MVPARSQVMFSLRIEKSREGKEMLGVAAVDHAFHSSHPFHPHHTSFFSSFLPNRLPFISSSSASHGRTLSLSRPTNSSLRANSTSVVLPEGEEDGFEIEVENVGEHKNRRRRIQSRIRVNAELDTVWSVLTDYEGLAGFIPSLAVSQLLDKKDKFARLFQVGQQDLVFGLKFNAKGVLDCYERDLKNLPNSRKRDIDFRMIEGDFEIFEGKWSIEQTDYPIGSDPQSFVDEEFQTILSYFVELVPKLWLPIRLIEGRVCKEVKTNLLCVREQAQRVQRLKGEMHDTCSPIPAWVLQNSRFHYPSRIQLQFQHFNKLGRLSSLFSDSNLK, encoded by the exons ATGGTGCCAGCCAGGTCCCAGGTGATGTTTTCTTTGAGAATAGAAAAGAGCAGGGAAGGGAAGGAGATGTTAGGAGTAGCGGCGGTGGATCACGCCTTCCATTCTTCTCATCCCTTTCACCCCCATCacacttccttcttctcctccttcctaCCCAATCGCCTTCCCTTTATTTCCTCCTCCTCCGCATCTCATGGAAGAACCCTCTCTCTCAGTCGCCCTACCAACTCCTCTCTCCGCGCCAATTCGACCTCGGTCGTGCTTCCGGAGGGGGAAGAGGACGGCTTTGAAATTGAGGTGGAGAATGTCGGAGAACACAAGAATCGTAGGAGGAGGATTCAGTCCAGGATCCGTGTTAACGCCGAGTTGGACACTGTGTGGAGCGTCTTGACGGACTACGAGGGCCTCGCTGGTTTCATCCCCAGCTTGGCCGTCAGCCAACTGCTCGACAAAAAGGACAAGTTTGCGCGACTTTTTCAG GTTGGCCAACAAGATTTGGTCTTCGGCCTAAAATTTAATGCGAAGGGCGTTCTAGACTGTTATGAGAGAGATCTGAAAAATTTACCTAATTCTCGGAAGAGGGACATCGATTTCAGGATGATTGAAGGTGATTTCGAGATATTCGAAGGCAAGTGGTCCATTGAACAG ACTGACTACCCCATTGGCAGCGACCCTCAGAGTTTTGTAGATGAAGAATTCCAAACAATATTGTCTTACTTTGTGGAGCTTGTTCCCAAGCTTTGGTTGCCTATTCGTCTAATTGAAGGGAGAGTTTGTAAAGAAGTGAAAACTAATCTTCTATGTGTCCGAGAACAAGCTCAAAGAGTTCAAAGATTGAAAGGCGAAATGCATGACACCTG CAGTCCAATTCCAGCATGGGTTCTCCAAAATTCCAGATTCCATTATCCCAGCAGAATTCAGTTACAATTCCAGCATTTTAACAAATTGGGCAGATTAAGTTCCCTGTTTTCAGATTCTAATCTTAAGTGA
- the LOC121967138 gene encoding uncharacterized protein LOC121967138 isoform X3, producing the protein MVPARSQVMFSLRIEKSREGKEMLGVAAVDHAFHSSHPFHPHHTSFFSSFLPNRLPFISSSSASHGRTLSLSRPTNSSLRANSTSVVLPEGEEDGFEIEVENVGEHKNRRRRIQSRIRVNAELDTVWSVLTDYEGLAGFIPSLAVSQLLDKKDKFARLFQVGQQDLVFGLKFNAKGVLDCYERDLKNLPNSRKRDIDFRMIEGDFEIFEGKWSIEQTDYPIGSDPQSFVDEEFQTILSYFVELVPKLWLPIRLIEGRVCKEVKTNLLCVREQAQRVQRLKGEMHDTWIWKQHPPPHLNHWTARTMKHHMYPIGTS; encoded by the exons ATGGTGCCAGCCAGGTCCCAGGTGATGTTTTCTTTGAGAATAGAAAAGAGCAGGGAAGGGAAGGAGATGTTAGGAGTAGCGGCGGTGGATCACGCCTTCCATTCTTCTCATCCCTTTCACCCCCATCacacttccttcttctcctccttcctaCCCAATCGCCTTCCCTTTATTTCCTCCTCCTCCGCATCTCATGGAAGAACCCTCTCTCTCAGTCGCCCTACCAACTCCTCTCTCCGCGCCAATTCGACCTCGGTCGTGCTTCCGGAGGGGGAAGAGGACGGCTTTGAAATTGAGGTGGAGAATGTCGGAGAACACAAGAATCGTAGGAGGAGGATTCAGTCCAGGATCCGTGTTAACGCCGAGTTGGACACTGTGTGGAGCGTCTTGACGGACTACGAGGGCCTCGCTGGTTTCATCCCCAGCTTGGCCGTCAGCCAACTGCTCGACAAAAAGGACAAGTTTGCGCGACTTTTTCAG GTTGGCCAACAAGATTTGGTCTTCGGCCTAAAATTTAATGCGAAGGGCGTTCTAGACTGTTATGAGAGAGATCTGAAAAATTTACCTAATTCTCGGAAGAGGGACATCGATTTCAGGATGATTGAAGGTGATTTCGAGATATTCGAAGGCAAGTGGTCCATTGAACAG ACTGACTACCCCATTGGCAGCGACCCTCAGAGTTTTGTAGATGAAGAATTCCAAACAATATTGTCTTACTTTGTGGAGCTTGTTCCCAAGCTTTGGTTGCCTATTCGTCTAATTGAAGGGAGAGTTTGTAAAGAAGTGAAAACTAATCTTCTATGTGTCCGAGAACAAGCTCAAAGAGTTCAAAGATTGAAAGGCGAAATGCATGACACCTG gATTTGGAAACAacaccctcccccacacttaaaccatTGGACGGCTCGGACAATGAAACACCACATGTATCCAAT TGGCACATCTTAA
- the LOC121967138 gene encoding uncharacterized protein LOC121967138 isoform X2: MVPARSQVMFSLRIEKSREGKEMLGVAAVDHAFHSSHPFHPHHTSFFSSFLPNRLPFISSSSASHGRTLSLSRPTNSSLRANSTSVVLPEGEEDGFEIEVENVGEHKNRRRRIQSRIRVNAELDTVWSVLTDYEGLAGFIPSLAVSQLLDKKDKFARLFQVGQQDLVFGLKFNAKGVLDCYERDLKNLPNSRKRDIDFRMIEGDFEIFEGKWSIEQTDYPIGSDPQSFVDEEFQTILSYFVELVPKLWLPIRLIEGRVCKEVKTNLLCVREQAQRVQRLKGEMHDTWIWKQHPPPHLNHWTARTMKHHMYPMYLILF; this comes from the exons ATGGTGCCAGCCAGGTCCCAGGTGATGTTTTCTTTGAGAATAGAAAAGAGCAGGGAAGGGAAGGAGATGTTAGGAGTAGCGGCGGTGGATCACGCCTTCCATTCTTCTCATCCCTTTCACCCCCATCacacttccttcttctcctccttcctaCCCAATCGCCTTCCCTTTATTTCCTCCTCCTCCGCATCTCATGGAAGAACCCTCTCTCTCAGTCGCCCTACCAACTCCTCTCTCCGCGCCAATTCGACCTCGGTCGTGCTTCCGGAGGGGGAAGAGGACGGCTTTGAAATTGAGGTGGAGAATGTCGGAGAACACAAGAATCGTAGGAGGAGGATTCAGTCCAGGATCCGTGTTAACGCCGAGTTGGACACTGTGTGGAGCGTCTTGACGGACTACGAGGGCCTCGCTGGTTTCATCCCCAGCTTGGCCGTCAGCCAACTGCTCGACAAAAAGGACAAGTTTGCGCGACTTTTTCAG GTTGGCCAACAAGATTTGGTCTTCGGCCTAAAATTTAATGCGAAGGGCGTTCTAGACTGTTATGAGAGAGATCTGAAAAATTTACCTAATTCTCGGAAGAGGGACATCGATTTCAGGATGATTGAAGGTGATTTCGAGATATTCGAAGGCAAGTGGTCCATTGAACAG ACTGACTACCCCATTGGCAGCGACCCTCAGAGTTTTGTAGATGAAGAATTCCAAACAATATTGTCTTACTTTGTGGAGCTTGTTCCCAAGCTTTGGTTGCCTATTCGTCTAATTGAAGGGAGAGTTTGTAAAGAAGTGAAAACTAATCTTCTATGTGTCCGAGAACAAGCTCAAAGAGTTCAAAGATTGAAAGGCGAAATGCATGACACCTG gATTTGGAAACAacaccctcccccacacttaaaccatTGGACGGCTCGGACAATGAAACACCACATGTATCCAATGTATTTGATACTCTTCTAG
- the LOC121967138 gene encoding uncharacterized protein LOC121967138 isoform X5, whose translation MVPARSQVMFSLRIEKSREGKEMLGVAAVDHAFHSSHPFHPHHTSFFSSFLPNRLPFISSSSASHGRTLSLSRPTNSSLRANSTSVVLPEGEEDGFEIEVENVGEHKNRRRRIQSRIRVNAELDTVWSVLTDYEGLAGFIPSLAVSQLLDKKDKFARLFQVGQQDLVFGLKFNAKGVLDCYERDLKNLPNSRKRDIDFRMIEGDFEIFEGKWSIEQTDYPIGSDPQSFVDEEFQTILSYFVELVPKLWLPIRLIEGRVCKEVKTNLLCVREQAQRVQRLKGEMHDT comes from the exons ATGGTGCCAGCCAGGTCCCAGGTGATGTTTTCTTTGAGAATAGAAAAGAGCAGGGAAGGGAAGGAGATGTTAGGAGTAGCGGCGGTGGATCACGCCTTCCATTCTTCTCATCCCTTTCACCCCCATCacacttccttcttctcctccttcctaCCCAATCGCCTTCCCTTTATTTCCTCCTCCTCCGCATCTCATGGAAGAACCCTCTCTCTCAGTCGCCCTACCAACTCCTCTCTCCGCGCCAATTCGACCTCGGTCGTGCTTCCGGAGGGGGAAGAGGACGGCTTTGAAATTGAGGTGGAGAATGTCGGAGAACACAAGAATCGTAGGAGGAGGATTCAGTCCAGGATCCGTGTTAACGCCGAGTTGGACACTGTGTGGAGCGTCTTGACGGACTACGAGGGCCTCGCTGGTTTCATCCCCAGCTTGGCCGTCAGCCAACTGCTCGACAAAAAGGACAAGTTTGCGCGACTTTTTCAG GTTGGCCAACAAGATTTGGTCTTCGGCCTAAAATTTAATGCGAAGGGCGTTCTAGACTGTTATGAGAGAGATCTGAAAAATTTACCTAATTCTCGGAAGAGGGACATCGATTTCAGGATGATTGAAGGTGATTTCGAGATATTCGAAGGCAAGTGGTCCATTGAACAG ACTGACTACCCCATTGGCAGCGACCCTCAGAGTTTTGTAGATGAAGAATTCCAAACAATATTGTCTTACTTTGTGGAGCTTGTTCCCAAGCTTTGGTTGCCTATTCGTCTAATTGAAGGGAGAGTTTGTAAAGAAGTGAAAACTAATCTTCTATGTGTCCGAGAACAAGCTCAAAGAGTTCAAAGATTGAAAGGCGAAATGCATGACACCTG A